One stretch of Streptomyces hygroscopicus DNA includes these proteins:
- a CDS encoding carboxymuconolactone decarboxylase → MRPRIDPQDADDFAVTPAGQVYLKEVSQSLNGILADRPPPNVHRTIANHPTLLPAMQPLMSHVAGDILPSRERELIILRTAWRSQASYVWAHHHAAGLFVGLTETEIARVASEDATGWTPFEAALLAAVDELHTKSAISDSTWKQLAERYGEEQILELLALAGTYKTLAFILNSCLVPVDSWMERPALLPVDPGQLTSGRHARPRESLPGSDAETWNRRIVLQNDTGLSQLTPSAAHPEPPLHEILVRYPDLMSTATQARETGSPLLLIRRNSSDIMPDTDGYSFSATHLFADSTGVPILAEVVEPHDTWNAHSALSKILDYAGSGARHWPLHILQRSLEYTAQLQDTSAEGLLAEMGYPIDQGSFLRTIEGNLALGRLRMVIVASQFPPEFNRVISFLGQQLRPAEVYGVELRRFSDGAQAAYIPRVVT, encoded by the coding sequence ATGCGGCCCAGGATCGATCCGCAGGACGCGGACGACTTCGCCGTCACACCGGCCGGCCAGGTTTACCTCAAAGAGGTCAGCCAGTCATTGAACGGGATCCTCGCGGACCGGCCGCCGCCGAACGTCCACCGGACCATCGCCAACCACCCCACGCTGCTGCCCGCGATGCAGCCGCTGATGTCTCATGTGGCGGGCGACATCCTCCCGTCACGCGAGCGTGAGCTCATCATCCTGCGGACGGCGTGGCGTTCACAGGCGTCGTACGTCTGGGCGCATCACCATGCCGCGGGGCTCTTCGTCGGGCTGACCGAGACGGAGATCGCCCGAGTCGCCTCGGAGGACGCCACCGGCTGGACGCCGTTCGAGGCCGCCCTCCTCGCGGCGGTCGACGAGCTCCACACCAAGTCGGCGATCTCGGACAGCACCTGGAAGCAGCTCGCCGAGCGCTACGGCGAGGAGCAGATCCTCGAACTGCTGGCCCTCGCCGGAACCTACAAGACCCTGGCGTTCATCCTGAATTCCTGCCTGGTCCCGGTCGACAGCTGGATGGAGCGTCCGGCGCTGCTGCCGGTGGACCCGGGGCAGCTCACCTCCGGCAGGCATGCCCGCCCGCGCGAGTCGCTTCCGGGATCGGACGCCGAGACATGGAACCGACGCATCGTGCTGCAGAACGACACCGGGCTCTCGCAGCTCACACCCTCGGCGGCCCATCCCGAGCCGCCACTTCATGAGATCCTCGTCCGCTATCCGGACCTGATGTCCACGGCCACGCAGGCCCGCGAGACCGGCTCGCCGCTCCTGCTGATCCGCCGGAACTCCTCGGACATCATGCCGGACACGGACGGCTACTCCTTCAGCGCCACCCATCTGTTCGCCGATTCCACGGGTGTCCCGATTCTCGCCGAAGTGGTGGAACCGCACGACACCTGGAACGCGCACAGCGCCCTGTCGAAAATTCTCGACTACGCGGGCAGCGGGGCCCGGCACTGGCCGCTCCACATACTCCAGCGCTCGCTCGAGTACACCGCGCAATTGCAGGACACCAGCGCGGAGGGTTTGCTGGCGGAGATGGGCTATCCGATCGACCAGGGCTCGTTCCTGCGCACGATCGAGGGGAATCTGGCCCTGGGCAGGCTCCGTATGGTCATTGTGGCCAGTCAATTCCCGCCCGAATTCAACCGGGTCATCTCGTTCCTCGGCCAGCAGCTCCGCCCCGCCGAGGTGTACGGCGTCGAACTGCGCCGCTTCTCCGACGGGGCCCAGGCGGCGTACATACCGAGGGTGGTCACCTGA